The Podarcis muralis chromosome 16, rPodMur119.hap1.1, whole genome shotgun sequence genomic interval TCATTGAAAGCAAGCAGTTTGTATAGACCTTAAGTAAAGACACAGAGCTTCTACAGTTTCGGTATTCTGTCCTAGGCTGCCTGTACACCATACACTTAAAACTAAGAATTCTGGAAACGAAAGTTTGTTTCTAGGTGCCAGGAATTATAGCCCTGCGGGGGTAAACTGTAGTTTCCGGAATGGAGAATCCTAAAACAATCCAAAAAGGGGGTCGGGCCCTTTTAACTCATTATTGtctacctgcccttcaccctaaggtcccacggcagtttacaacatttaaaacacatttttaaaacagtttaaaacactccacactgcaacattttgttctgAGTGAGCACCTCCCATATTTTTCTATAATAATAACAAGTGCCTTTAttgccagggtggataaaaatcaattatttttttaaaaaaatcagattcttttatttaaatcagattttttaaaatttaaatcggatttttaaaataaaatgcttttagaggaaaaatctttctaaaggtagttttctatttaagttacattatagtccatcaggaaataaggatttgctttaagtttttcatgtgtgctaaaactcagtctaagttttggggtttttttaattgttcaaccacatcagttaacaaacatggatccaTATGctttaatgttattgttttagttaaataaatagtttaaattgttattaaggaaatgattgtttttctccttccaataaagcacagcagaaaagttgcccaaatataaacagtgaacttattaaacctcacaataatttcataattatccgtctatgtatttctaataatataatcagaattttttttgtaaaaactactctgaaaatttataaTTCCTAAAATGAAACCTCCCTTTGGTTGTAAATAtgaagattataccagcaagaatgagtctttctgtaaaaaaatgatttaaatcaaatccaccctgtttaTTGTAACCTCATGCATTTCGTTCATCTCATCCATGGAGAAAATCTAAGGTTTTAATCCTCCACATTTCTAGTTATGAAGAGCTCTCGGGTGACGGTGATATGAATGCCTCCTGCTGAGACCCCTtattgctgctgccagtcagtcatCAGGGCTTGACAAGATGGTCTGATTCAACCTCAGGCAACACGATAAGACCCCAAAAAGTAGGCTATCACCAGCAAAtaaggttgccaacttttaaaaGCGGTGCTTTAAAAACAGCCTTGGCACTCGGTGCCATAAATAGAAATTCCTACACCTGAGACAAGCTCTCTGAACTCTTCACCCCCTTCGGCCGGAACCAACGCTGGGTTAAGGCACATAGTCATGGGCTTTTAAAAGATATTACTGAGGAAATGCTGTTGAAGCTGCTTAGGCAAGACTGCTCCGTCCCTACCCCCTTCTCCATCTCTTCGTCTGTCCTCAGTCTTACCAAGCTCTTTCTCATACCTCCTCAGAAATTTTTCCACCTCTAGCGGATCTGTCAACCTAAATCTCTTATCCTTAAAGAAAAAGGTGATCCCTTCAGGGAACTCCCATCTATATTGTATACCATTTCTTCTCAAAGCACCTACTATTTGTCTGTATCCTTCCCTTTTACGTAAAAGTCTAACTGGTATTTCTTTAAGGACAATTATTGCTCTACCATCTATTATTAGTTTTTTATGGTAGCTCGTTTTAAGTATCAGATTCTTCATCTCAGTTGAGTTAAAAACTACTAGACAGTCCCCAAGGGTTTTTTTTATCCTATTTTGGTATGTTCTCATTCTTATTCTGAAGGCATTTTCTATCGTGTATGCTACTTCTTCCTCTTTCAATTCTAACCATTTTGCCAGCTCCTTAATCATTTTCTCCTTTATATTCTCTTTCATCTCTTCTCCTATTCCTCTAAATTTTAGGTGTAATTGTCTCTGTCGAATTTCTGTCATCACAATATTGTCCAAAATTTGCTCCTGCGTTTTATTCACCTCCCTCatctcttcctttattttttctgtCTCCTTTTTCTGTTCTCTCATCTCTTTTTGGATTCTTTTATTGGTCTCTTCAAATGCTTTTGACTTGACAGATAATTCTTGTATTTTGATAGAGAGCTCCCCTACTGCTCCTTCTATCTTCCTATCTATCATCTCCTGCATTTCTTCTAGCTTATTTTCCATATGAATTTCGTTCTGCTTAAACTCCTCCTTAATTTTTAGCCACAGAAAATCTAAATCTTTAATTTCCTCCTGTCTGGATGTCTTTCtttcagctgcccccccccccaattttatcctTCTTGACAAAGCTGAATGTGCTACGCTGGGTTAGGCTGCGGGTGTGGCCTGCTGCCCTGACTAAGCCTCCGAGAAAGCTGACGTCTAGCTTTTTTAATTTGCCACCTGGAAAGCTTTATATATTTAGTAGgctcattttgctttcttcaTCCAAGGAGATCAGGGAGGCTTAAACCCTTTTAGAACCAGAGAGCCACATTCTCTTGTGCACAAGATTCTGGGGGCCACGTCGGTTGTGGGCcaggccaggggcaaaagtgagTAGAGCAATGAATGCAGTTTTTACTTTGGTACATTAAACTACCGGTACCTTCTATACACACACCTCTGTGTCCTCGACCCAGACAAGCATGAGGCATTatcaagacacattccagccaggcaaaaacatttggggCATGCAGCAGGACCAGTGCAGGGTATGGCCTGAGGAATATGCTAAGGGACGGATAGAGAGCTGCATTTGACCCCTAGGCCTGAGGTTCTTAAGTGGTTCTTtccattgttattgttgtttagtcgtgtctgactcttcgtgaccccatggaccagagcacgccaggcacttctgtcttccactgcctcccacagtttggtcaaactcaaattcatagcttcgagaacactgtccaaccatctcgtcctctgtcgtccccttctccttgtgtcctccatttttcccaacatcagggtcttttccagggagtcttctcttctcatgaggcggccaaagtattggagcctcagcttcaggatctgtccttccagtgagcactcagggctgatttccttcagaatggagaggtttgatcttcttgcgttCTTCCCATAGACATCTTTTATCACATCAACCTTGTGAGGTGGGATAGACTCAAAGATTGTGGCCCAGGGTCTCCCCATAAGCTTCAAGAACCCTGAGCGCCAGAGGAATTGTCATAGCTCAGTAGCGCAGCACATGCTTTGGGCTGGGGAAAACCTGAAATTCTTACCttgaattcctcttcccaggcttcctTGAGGGcattcctagtacagtggtacctcggttttcgaatgtaatccgttccggaagtccatccgagttccaaaacgttcaaaaaccgaaagcctcaaaacggaaaactcaaaacagaagccacgtttcctgttcgacttccgaggcgcgttcgaaaactgaggcatttatttctgggttttgggCATTCGAATTCCGAAATGTTTGACTACGgcggcgttcgaaaaccgaggtaccactgtatgcacaaaaCAAAGGGAAAAAGGATGGGTGATCAACAGTTTCTTGGGCTGGGAAAAACTCCTTTTTGAAACCCTGTAGAGACCGCCAGTCAGAAGAGACCAGGGCTTGGGGGATCTTCAgccctccagttgctgttggactccaactcccaacagcctcagcagtcatggccaatagtcaagaatgacgggagttgtagttcagcaacatctggcgggccaaagTTTCCCTcgatagacaatactgaggtaaatGACTGGAGTTGTTCAATGGGTGGAGACTTCAGCCAGGATCTCTTGCATTCTAAtctgaccctctaaccactacagcacaatGCTGGCTCATCTTTAATTATTCCACGCTGAAAGGAAAACATTACATATTGATAATTACAggtattaaaataatattattacagCATGATCTTTGATGCCTATTGCCCCCAGACAGGGTTGCACCCAGGAGAAGTGTCCTCAACGCCCCACCTAGCtgtgtacttcttcacacagtgtgtaATTAACTTGTgggactcactgccacaagatgagGCAatatattcattattattattgcatttatatcccaccttttcctgcaCAGTACTGGGAGGTAGATTAGACTGGGAGGAAGCAACTGGCCAAgcccacctagtgagcttcaaaGCTGAATGGGGGGTGGGTTTtgaacctggtctcccaggtcctagtccaacactaaccactacactactctgcctctgcagtcatggcttccccccaaaaattctGAGCACTTTAGTTTTTAAtgatgttgagagttgttaggagacccctcactGAAAAGTGGATGGATGGCTGATGGTATAAGAACCCCTCAAATCAAAATGACTACATGATGAATGAATTGGGAtaattataaataatataattataataatgaatgtaaccactcatcatcatcatcaataaataataatagtggtcATGCTCTTTGTCATATAACTATCCCAGAACAAATGCCCAATAAACACAGACAGAGCTCAGCATTGCCCACACTGATTTGCAGCAGCTCTCCCAGGCCTACCTCAAATCAATCAAAATAAGCTTTACtgtgctagccaaaggccatgacaaaaccATGCAAACACTGTCAGGAAAAGAAATATCTATATAACTATACAACTGTATATAAAAAGCAGAGCCGCTGCCTGAACCAACCCAATCATAAAATGCAGATGTACGTGTAGATTGGGGACTTCACAAAGCATGCAATATTTTCCTATTTATACCTTACAATTTACTGCAATTTTGTCCAGGTGGTTCTTCCTGATGCattagacaggggtcagcaaactttttcagcaggaaaccggtccgctgtccctcagaccttgtcggggggcCAGACTATGTTTTGGGAAAAAATTAATGAACAAATttctattccccacaaataacccagaggtgcattttaaataaaagcacacattctactcatgcaaaaacaccaggcaggtcccacaaataacccagagatgcattttaaataaaaggacacattctacttatgtaaaaacaacaggcaggccccacaaataacccagagatgcattttaaataaaaggacacattctactcatgtaaagacatgctgattcccggaccgtccacaggctggatttagaaggcgattgggccggatccagcccccgggccttagtttgcctacccatgtattagCATAACTGAGCAGCCACAGAACCctttcctacctggagatgccagggattaaacctgggagctTCGTTCATGCAAAGCAGGTCCTCTTCCACTGACCCATGGATTTTCCCCAAATAAATATCCATTAGACTGAGTTGCTCCATCTATCTTAGGATTGTCAACATTGACTGGTTCCCCAGGGTTTCAAACCAGGAATCTCtcatagccctacctggagatgaaaaCCAGGGATtggacctaggaccttctgcttgcaaagcactgAGCTAAaagtctttcccccccaaaaaacataaggcagcttcctatgtccactTGGCTTTTTAAAGGTGCCACAACAACAAGGCTCTGTTTTCAGGGCAAACCCCCAAAAGGTGATATTAAGAGACGTTCGCAGAGGAACAGGCCTGACACCCCAAACTAATAATAGCCGTCTTGTCTGCTTTATGTTAAGAGGGAAGGAGTCAAGGAGAAGGTGGGGCTGGTGAGAGAGGCTGTCTAAACTTGGCTCTCCATTGGGGCTTGTCTGTGCCGCTGGGGTGAAGTCAGCTGTTTCAGCCCAGATTCTCCAAGGCTGTTTCACCCTCTCCAAAAATACGGCTTTGCAGGGCACACATTGCAACACCAGCAGCAGCACTAAAGCGCTTATAAATAGAGGGCAAGCAGCTGCCTAGAACTTCAGAGAAGTTTCGCGGCTCTTACGAAAGAGGTTTATTTAAGCTCCTGTGTGAGcaacaggagggagagggagttTTTTAATCAGGAGAGCACAGCAGCCTGGTGCCTTTGCTTTTCAACCTTGCGGCCAAAGGATTGCTTGCCTCCTCTCCGGAATTCATTTCTCAGCATTGAAGAGGCGCTTTCTCATTTCAGATTTGCGGACGCGAACATTTTCATTTTGGGTGCTTTAAAAGCGGGGAAGTATCCAGGTATCGATCGAACCAGCACCTTTGTAGCTGAAATTTCACATACAGCACTTGAGTGATATTTTTGGGTCCCGAACCAAATTCAATCAAGTTATCTTTCTTGGATTTTTCTCTCCCTTAGTCTCTGACTCTTCTCGGCTCCGACTCAGAAGAAACTTGTCATGGCTGACAGCCAGATCCCCTTCTCATGCCATTATCCCGGCCGGCACCGGACCCTTCGAGACACGTTCCGGGAACCCAGCTTGTCTTCGCGGCTTCTGGACGATGACTTTGGCCTGTCCTCCTTCCCCGCAGGCCTGACCTCAGACTGGCCGGACTGGGCCCGCTCCCGACTGGGTCCAGCGTGGCCGGGGTCGCTGAGGTCCCGGACCACTGGCCTATCCCCGCCAGGATATGGCCCCAGATTTGGGGAGTACACAGAAGGTCCGGCCTTTGGGGGCAGCCCTCCCCCCTTTTCAGGGGAGCCGTGGAAAGTGTGTGTCAATGTGCAGAGCTTTAAACCTGAGGAACTGACGGTGAAAACCAAGGACGGTTATGTGGAAGTCTCAGGTGAGTGATGGGGAAATTAAGCAGAGGGCTGTCATTttggatttgggggtgggaaagtACGGTACATGTCAGAGCAAGCCTTCGAAACATGTGTAAGACTAAGAACCCATCTTCACTACCCAGTTAAGGCCGTGTCGTCGcatcttatttattatttgttttattgcatctatattatcccacctttcccaACTCAAGGAGGTGTACGTGATTCTTCGCTTCCTCCTTtaacctccacaacaaccctgtgaggtaggtgaagcttaagaggcagtgacaggcccaaggttaCCTAGTGAGCAACAGAGCcaagggaggatttgaacctgggtctcccaggtcatagtctgacactctaaccactaaatcGCTGACTTTgcagtcatggcatcccccaaagaatcacgagaactgtagtttttaacggtgttgagagttgtttggagactcctattcctctcagagagctgcaatttccagagtggctagagaaacctagccagatggacagggtattattattattattattattattattattattattatttgaggtccctgagaagaggggttgactgttgaaccatgctgggaattgtagttttgtgaggggaatagggtctcctaacaactttcagcacccttaacaaactgcctAGGattttttggggagtgggggaagaaATATATGTTGCTGATTGAACAGCCTTCACTATCTCCAGAAAGCACCTATCGTGATTCATTTTATAATCTCCAAATTCACTGAAATTCAATTCCCGTTTGAAGATGGGGAGGCGGGGAAACTAATCAACCAAAGCCTCTTTTTTTCATCGCCCCAaccagggggggaaatgaattaatgTGCTTTAATAGGATTTTCTGGGATCTGTGCattaatactgtaataataatataacaggcttcctcaacctcggccctccagatgttttgagaccacaattcccatcatccctgaccactggtcctgctagctagggatcttgggagttgtaggccaaaaacatccggagggctgaggttgaggaagtctgatataataataataaattactatttatATGCTACCCATCTGCTATTAAAGTATCTATATACCACCCACTCCTATAAAATACCTAGGTGATGTGTAAGAATGTAGAGGAATGCAGTGAAGCCTAAAGGAGCGTTGAAAACAATGCAGAATGATCACTAACATGACTGGCTCTTTATAAGAATAATTCAGCAGCTGCAAAGACCTGAACAAGGGTCTTCAAGAGACAAAGTTGAAAGCGAGGAGGCAGCATGGGGTTAGTGACATTCAATCCCCGACATCTAGTTGAAGCCTGTCAGGCTTCTGAGACAGGGAGAATGAAAGCAAAGTGCGTCATTTGATTCCTGGCCGGTTGCCATATGTGTGAACTGCTTGTTTTTGAGATGCCTTCTGTTTGGAGTTCTGTGGTTCCTAGGAAGCtggtttatactgagtcagaccattggtccaccttgctcactactgtctacactggctggcagaggttctccagggcttcaggcaagggatctctcccagccctcactagggattgaacctgggaccttctgcatgcaaagcagatgctctaccactgtgcTACGTCCCTTCCCTGATATAAAAGGAGCATAGGAAGCCATCTTGTACCAAGTCAAGCCAttaatccatctagctcaatactgtctacattgAGAAGGAGCAGTTATTGGGGGTTTCAGGCAATGAGTATTTCCCAGTCCCAGGAATCCAACCTGtgcttttctgcatgcaaagcaactgccctaaccactgagctatggcacttccccagtagtgttttgtttttgtttttaaatctgaaGCTGCCCAGCCTCGCTGGATGgtttagtccaggggtctgcaacccgcggctccggagccgcatgtggctcttttacacctttgccgcagctccggggcggatactagcgaggggaggaggcgcattgtgcgccccgacactccccactgtggtgggcgctgtactggctgtgacgtcacatgggggcagtgcgtgcgttagtcacgcaccgtcccgacgtcaccttcctgcccgcctgcccgcccgctacattgtaaggggcatgtacgctggtcactgcattgaaagggggcatgtacgctggtcactgttttgaaggggagtgaagaacacacacacacaaaaaggcaacttgttaatttaacgtttatttctatgaggaggagtaattctgaggggtcaaacaaagaaataattttaaaaagtgacaaaaaagttatttttataatgacgagttttgcggctcccagttgttttttcttcggaaacgggtccaagtggctctttttgtcttaaaggttgcagacccctggtttagtcaTCAACATGCATGTCTGAACCAGTTCTAAGATTCCCCCATCCACAGTGCATGTAAATTAtacactagatcagtgtttcccaaccttgggcctccagctgtttttggactacaactcccatcatccctagctagcaagaccagtggtcagggatgatgggaattgtagttcaaaaacagctggaggcccaaggttgggaaacactgcactagatcaTATTAGCTGGGGCTGAGgcaagttgtggtccaaaacaatATGGAAGGCatcagatgatggtgatgattagaTTGATGCCACTTATATGACAAAATGACTTGTTCTAAGTGGTTTGCAAATATGAAGCCAATCCATAATTTaaatgcgcgcgcgcgcacacacacacacacacacaatcacgtTAAAGCATCCTCAGTTAAACTAGTCAATAAAACAATTTGGAAGCATGACAGttaatacagtttttaaaaagaaaagagaagaaaacagtTACAATGATAAAATCACAAGTTCAGCTCAGGGgaacgcttccctaaacaggagtGCCTTCAGGAGCCAGCGGAATGCCAATAGTGATGgggcctctcatatttcagcaggtGTCTCCAGTGAAAAAGCCTGCCTCTGTGTTACCACACACCACTAGTCATTGGCTGGGGAAAGCTGGTCTAATCAGTTTGGCACTGGAATGTGCATAACACTGTACATGCATTCACCATCCCCATGCGATGCCATGTGCTATGACAGCACACAGATGCCCACTCAAAGCAAGAGATATCTGGGGTCGAAGTAttcctgcatttatttttaagttggGGACATCCCTTAGGTCACTTCCAGACAATCTCTTTATGAGCATTCATCGTGATTGGTTTTCAGGGAGGTTAGACAAAGCAGGCTATTTGATGACCATCGTATTGACCATATGGTGTTCTCCTACAAATCACGGCCATTGTACACCCTTCTCTCAGTTTGTATTTCCTCATACCAGGGGCACTCCAAAAAGGAGAAgagggtatttttaaaaatccagattgTGGTAGGAGGAAGTGTGTGAAGACAGTGATTTAGAGGAGAAATGTCATACAGACAACGGAGAATACACAGAGGTACAGGAAACTGGCTATCAACATTGAACGACAGTATTGATGAACCTTGAATCTCACCTGCAAATAGCAGCCATCTGCTGTGTACAAACTATACTTTTAAAACACACTTGAAACgcatcctttccctcaaagaattctgggcagtttaagggttgctgggaattttaactctgtgaggggtggaACTACAGTGCCCGTCATTCTCTGAGGAAAGGAATGTGTTTTGAATGCCTTTTAAAGTATAGTGTGCAAACAGTTTTAATCAGGTTGTTGATGGATGGcaatctctgtctctctctccctacaTTATTCTGCACATCAACAGGTAGTTAATGGATAATCACAGGGCTGGTCAGGGATCCGGCCTGCCTACAATAAATACCCATGTTCTGTGTGGTGACTGAAATCCATGCTGAATGTACTGAGGCCATTTTCACGCTATACATTTAAaatgctatgataccactttcactgcttccccccaaagaattctgggagttgcagtctgttcggggtgctgagagttgtcaagagacccttattcccttcccggaactataattcccagagttgccCAGGAAGGAGGAATGGCTGaggcgacccagtcagatgggcagcatataaataaccaattgttgttgttaaaccactctgggaattgcagctctgcaagggggaaagggggtctcctctcagcacccttagcgaacaacagctcccagaattcttaggGGGAAGCTGAGGATGTTTAAAATGTcgccatagtgctttaaatgtgcggtatgaatgtggcctagggagagaatgtcagcagcagcagctgtttctCCAGAGCTGTATCTGAGGTGGATTCGCTCCTACTGAGGCTTTTGCTAGTTCACCCAGAAGCTGTTGGGAATGACGGCAGAGACAACCTGTCTGCCATGAGGGCAGTCTGTGGGTAGACTCTTGCCAGGGAATTCCATTCCGTAGAGATTTTCTGAGCGTTTTTATGGCAGTGCCTCAGACAGCAGCTGTTCCTGGCGATGCTGGATCCTCATGTATAAAACGATGTACAGCATAGAGAAAAGTTTGTCTCCCTCTCTGATAACACTGAAACCCTGGGGaatccaacgaagctgaatgctggaagattcaggacagatttatttcataaaatcattGCTTGATTGTTAGGTTtaaaaagcacctcaaagtggtttacagaaagataaaatccATGCCAGCGTTTCTAGgaatctgggtaggcttgtctaaacaagaatgtgttTAGCAGGCGCTGAAAGACAGAAAAAATGGCTTCTTTGTACAGTACATAGTTGAACTacagaactcgctcccacaggaactTGGATTTGTTAAAAGACTtttggaccaattcatggagaagCGTCTCATTGGCTAGTAGCCACGAACCTATCCCCTACTCCTATGCTTAGCACAAAGGCTGCAACCAGATTCATGGCTTCAAGTGAGCGTTGTCCACCAGTGAAATGTGATCAGAAGCAAAACACGGAGCAAATatgagaactacagtggtacctcaggttaagtattaattcattctggaggtctgttcttaacctgaaactgttcttaacctgaagcaccactttagctaatggggcctcctgctgctgccgtgctgccggagcccgatttctgttctcatcctgaagcaaagttcttaacccgaggtactatttctgggttagcggagtctgtaacctgaagcgcatgtaacctgaagcatatgtaacccgaggtactactgtacttggtTGTGTCTAGTGCTAAGCCTACTCATTATAGACTCATTGACATTAATGAACATGaccaacttaggtccattaatctcAGTAGTTCTTCTCATAGTAAAATTTACTTGGCTACAACcttttctttatacagtggtaccttagttctcaaacttaatccattcctggagtccattcgactcctgaaaccattcgaaaaccaaggcacggcttccgattggctgt includes:
- the HSPB8 gene encoding heat shock protein beta-8, whose product is MADSQIPFSCHYPGRHRTLRDTFREPSLSSRLLDDDFGLSSFPAGLTSDWPDWARSRLGPAWPGSLRSRTTGLSPPGYGPRFGEYTEGPAFGGSPPPFSGEPWKVCVNVQSFKPEELTVKTKDGYVEVSGKHEEQQVEGGIVSKNFTKKIQLPGEVDPVTVFASLSPEGLLIIEAPQIPPYIQYGDGSYGNEIPLENQEATCA